GCCCTGCTGTAACTTTTGCTCCAAGAGCAATTTTTATAGGAGCAATAGAGGTTTGAAGAGCTTGTAGGTCAGTATTAGCCACAATAAATTCAACATCTCTTACCCCATATTCAATCATACGATTAACAGCATTACTGCCTCCTCCACCCGCACCAATCACCTTAAGAATTGTAGGATTTGTAGTAGAATCAAATCTTCTTGTATGGCTATCAATCATATTATAATCTTTCATTAACGCTTCCTCCATGATTGGTCAAAACCATTCTTTCAAAAACCAACCTTTCAACTTTGAAGATATTTTATTTTTTCTTTTAGCTTTACTGCTTACCTTCTTTAATTTATTGAATTTTTGCTGCTCGTGCTTATAAAGAACAAGACCAAGAGCCGAAGAAAACTTAGGATCTATATGCTCTTCTCCAATTCCATTAATACTCATTGGCAAACCTATTCTTACAGGATAATTAAATACTTCTTCTATTAAATTAGAAATACCTGGAAATAAAGCTCCTCCACCTGTTAAAACTATCCCACCATTAATCTTATTGTAAAGTCCGCGCTTAAGTATTTCCGCTCTCATCATTTCAAAAATTTCTCTCAATCTTGAATTAATTATTACAGACAACTCTTTTCTGCTTTTCTCTTGAGGAGGTCGAGTTCCAAGATTTGGAATAATTACAGTTTCCATTTGACTCTCAAGAATAGACGGATGAGCAATACCAGCTGTTATTTTAATATTTTCAGCAACATCCTCAGGAACCTTCCAAACTTGCGCAATGTCAAGAGTAACTCTATTAACACCAATAGGAATTACACCAGTATAATAAGGAGAACCATCAATATAAAGAATAATATCTGTCGTTCCTTTGCCCATATCAATAAACAAAACCCCCATCTCACGCTCTTCCTTAGAAAGAGTTGCATAAGATGAAGCTAGGCTTCCAAGAACAACCTCATCAACGGCAAAACCAGCCCGATTTACACATCTGACTAAATTTTGACTAGAAGAACTAGAACCCGTAATAATGTGAACCTCTCCTTCAAGACGAATACCCATCATGTCTATTGGGTTTTTTATATGGGGTATTCCATCTACAATAAATTCTTGAGGAATAACATGAAGAATTTCTCTATCCATTGGAATAACAATTGCCTTTGCTGCCTCGATTACCCTTTCAACATCTTCTTCATTAATTTCTCTTGTTTTTGAATTTATTGCAACAACACCACGTGAATTAGTTCCCTCAACACTACTTCCAGACATAGAAACTGAAAGTGATGTAATGTCACATCCCGAGATGAGCTCTGCAGCCTCAATAGAATTAGATATTGAATCAAGAGCCGC
This genomic interval from Borreliella andersonii contains the following:
- the ftsA gene encoding cell division protein FtsA, giving the protein MSRNLIVGLDVGTSKICTVVAEVNLNDQLEIVGIGTSISRGVRKGVLINIEAALDSISNSIEAAELISGCDITSLSVSMSGSSVEGTNSRGVVAINSKTREINEEDVERVIEAAKAIVIPMDREILHVIPQEFIVDGIPHIKNPIDMMGIRLEGEVHIITGSSSSSQNLVRCVNRAGFAVDEVVLGSLASSYATLSKEEREMGVLFIDMGKGTTDIILYIDGSPYYTGVIPIGVNRVTLDIAQVWKVPEDVAENIKITAGIAHPSILESQMETVIIPNLGTRPPQEKSRKELSVIINSRLREIFEMMRAEILKRGLYNKINGGIVLTGGGALFPGISNLIEEVFNYPVRIGLPMSINGIGEEHIDPKFSSALGLVLYKHEQQKFNKLKKVSSKAKRKNKISSKLKGWFLKEWF